A single window of Crassostrea angulata isolate pt1a10 chromosome 8, ASM2561291v2, whole genome shotgun sequence DNA harbors:
- the LOC128160782 gene encoding uncharacterized protein LOC128160782 yields the protein MLDEGCRTAVLEITTYSKPPNVSPTSEAKEHVSTSRLALALGLIVGILAICIIAVVVAVTYYRRRKKRKGSYQEDPEEKKEMLTLDDDRALARTKRAFQTGKFVVLKGIQGAGKTFLAERLRGEWIKQNADVKWICEPKCISEISEGIGYCILDDLFYELQLEKEVLEVRNMVDELYERVSLNGDRKILLIVTSLIMDRCPSLFAKHHYQNMIDLDHLCTEDLKEILEFHMEQNNIVRAGEDYRKEKRSTTQMSEDCFERAMATTDYDFLKGQGIGKPASIALACKLIGQNKFNGQFGRWMKTPVSWLFSDLNSLLNDKRQKRSIIALTMVAFQPEELSPDNINSDLLNKLMKLENCNFNMNSLIATLKELRTYLEEKDGHFTFQVPIVRKVLLKIIFQKYPELITCCDEKIRKRRVCDSLPADIYGEYRKSFYIKKTKYNYE from the exons ATGCTAGATGAAGGATGTAGGACAGCAGTGTTAGAAAT CACAACATACTCAAAACCACCGAATGTCTCACCAACCTCTGAAGCCAAAGAACATGTCAGCACATCAAGACTTGCATTAGCTTTGGGGTTAATTGTAGgaattctagcaatatgcataaTAGCTGTTGTCGTCGCGGTTACATATTACAGAA ggAGAAAGAAACGTAAAGGAAGCTATCAAGAAGATCCAGAAGAAAAGAAGGAAATGTTAACACTCGATGATGACAGAGCATTAGCTCGTACCAAACGAGCGTTTCAAACAGGGAAATTTGTTGTCCTTAAAGGAATACAAGGCGCGGGTAAAACTTTTCTGGCTGAACGTCTTCGTGGAGAATGGATAAAACAAAACGCAGACGTTAAATGGATTTGTGAACCAAAATGTATCTCTGAAATATCTGAAGGAATCGGTTATTGTATTCTAGATGACTTATTCTATGAACTTCAATTAGAAAAAGAGGTGCTTGAGGTAAGAAACATGGTGGACGAATTATATGAACGCGTGTCTCTGAATGGAGATAGGAAAATCCTTCTTATTGTTACAAGTTTAATCATGGACAGATGCCCGTCTCTCTTTGCAAAACACCATTATCAGAACATGATTGATTTGGATCATCTATGCACCgaagatttaaaagaaattttagaatttcacatggaacaaaataacattgtacgGGCTGGTGAAGACTACAGAAAGGAAAAAAGATCAACAACCCAAATGAGCGAAGATTGTTTTGAAAGAGCAATGGCGACTACAGATTATGATTTTCTTAAAGGTCAAGGCATCGGAAAGCCAGCGTCAATTGCTTTAGCTTGTAAATTAATAGgtcaaaacaaatttaatggGCAATTTGGTAGATGGATGAAAACACCAGTGTCGTGGTTGTTTAGTGACCTTAACAGTCTATTAAATGACAAAAGACAAAAACGATCAATTATTGCTTTAACAATGGTCGCTTTTCAACCCGAAGAACTCAGCCCCGACAATATCAATTCTGatcttttgaacaaattaatgaaGCTCGAAAACTGTAATTTTAATATGAACTCTCTTATTGCAACATTAAAAGAATTAAGGACATATCTAGAAGAAAAAGATGGTCATTTTACATTCCAAGTGCCTATTGTCAGGAAGgttctattgaaaattatttttcaaaaatatccggAACTTATTACATGCTGTGATGAGAAAATACGAAAACGACGCGTGTGTGATTCATTACCTGCAGACATTTACGGAGAATATAGAAAATCTTTCTATATcaaaaaaactaaatataattatgaatag
- the LOC128159939 gene encoding uncharacterized protein LOC128159939 isoform X3, with product MDRTWRVSDGSSMFLSCRPGEPSNGFEYCVMTQNDIKRNALIPFICESPCYRNAWTLNSYILIRRFNINYIEMFNIINTSCPYNNWVTTARESCADPDRYHCLTDEYSRPGWICTDPIWVEANRCPEFNTVANKMDSAPCSGNSCPFSIYKSSLNHLYEGCRTAVLEMTTHSKSLFSTLTSRDKEEVGTSRLALALGLTFGILVLCITAAAIVAVLFCRRRKKRKSNEEKPEEQKEMLTLDDERALARTKRAFQIGKFVVLKGIQGAGKTFLAERLREEWTKQNADVKWMSEPKYISEISKEIGYCILDDLFYELQLEKEVLEVRNMVDELYERVSLNGDRKILLIVTSLIMDRYPSLFEKDHYQNMIDLDHLCTEDRNEILEIHMKRNNIVRAGEDYRNEKSSTTKMSEENFERATATTDSDIVKGRGIGMPASIALACKLIEQNKFNEQFSRWMKTPVSWLISDLNSLINDKRQKQSSIALTMAAFQPEELSPDTINSDLLNKLMKLENCDFNRNSLIATLKELRTYLEEKDGHFTFQVPVVRKVLLKIIFHKYPELITCCDEKIRKRRVCDSLPADIYGEYRKSFYIK from the exons ATGGATAGAACATGGCGTGTTTCTGACGGGAGCTCGATGTTTCTGAGTTGCCGACCCGGGGAGCCAAGTAACGGTTTTGAATACTGCGTGATGACACAGAACGATATAAAGCGTAATGCTCTGATACCGTTTATATGCGAAAG TCCTTGTTATAGAAATGCATGGACTTTAAACTCTTATATTTTGATTCGGAGATTCAACATAAACT ATATCGAAATGTTTAACATCATTAACACATCCTGTCCCTACAATAATTGGGTCACCACTGCCAGAGAATCCTGTGCTGACCCAGATAGATACCACTGTTTGACTGACGAGTACTCTCGGCCGGGATGGATATGCACGGATCCAATATGGGTGGAAGCGA ACAGATGCCCGGAATTTAACACCGTTGCAAACAAGATGGATTCTGCGCCGTGTTCTGGAAACAGTTGCCCATTTTCCATTTACAAGTCATCACTGAATCACTTAT ATGAAGGCTGCAGAACAGCAGTGCTTGAGAT GACCACGCACTCAAAGTCACTGTTTTCCACACTGACGTCGAGAGATAAAGAAGAGGTCGGCACATCTAGACTTGCATTAGCTTTGGGGCTAACGTTTGGTATCTTAGTACTTTGCATAACAGCTGCTGCTATTGTCGCGGTTTTATTTTGCAGAA GGAGAAAGAAACGCAAAAGCAACGAAGAAAAACCAGAAGAACAGAAGGAGATGTTAACATTAGATGACGAAAGAGCATTAGCGCGTACCAAAAGGGCATTTCAAATAGGAAAATTCGTTGTGTTGAAAGGAATACAAGGTGCGGGGAAAACCTTTTTGGCTGAACGTCTTCGTGAAGAATGGACAAAACAGAACGCAGACGTTAAATGGATGTCTGAACCAAAATATATATCTGAAATATCTAAAGAAATCGGTTATTGTATTCTGGATGACTTATTTTATGAACTTCAATTAGAGAAAGAGGTGCTTGAGGTAAGAAACATGGTGGACGAATTATATGAACGCGTGTCTCTGAATGGAGATAGGAAAATCCTTCTTATTGTTACAAGTTTAATCATGGACAGATACCCGTCTCTCTTTGAAAAAGACCATTATCAGAACATGATTGATTTGGATCATCTATGCACCGAGGAtcgaaatgaaattttagaaattcACATGAAACGAAATAACATTGTACGGGCTGGTGAAGACTACAGaaatgaaaaaagttcaacaacCAAAATGAGCGAAGAGAATTTTGAAAGAGCAACGGCAACTACAGATTCTGATATTGTTAAAGGTCGAGGCATCGGAATGCCAGCGTCAATTGCTTTAGCTTGTAAATTAATagaacaaaacaaatttaatgagCAATTTAGTAGATGGATGAAAACACCAGTGTCGTGGTTGATTAGTGACCTAAACAGTCTAATAAATgacaaaagacaaaaacaatcaAGTATTGCTTTAACAATGGCCGCTTTTCAACCCGAAGAACTCAGCCCCGACACTATCAATTCTGatcttttgaacaaattaatgaaGCTCGAAAACTGTGATTTTAATAGAAACTCTCTTATTGCAACATTAAAAGAACTAAGGACATATCTAGAAGAAAAAGATGGTCATTTTACATTCCAAGTGCCTGTTGTGAGGAAGgttctattgaaaattatttttcataaatatccGGAACTTATTACATGCTGTGATGAGAAGATACGAAAACGACGCGTGTGTGATTCATTACCTGCAGATATTTACGGAGAATATAGAAAATCTTTCTATATCAAATAA
- the LOC128159939 gene encoding uncharacterized protein LOC128159939 isoform X1 — protein MIKCIFSESKFKVYLLMLDVWHFFYKCINKCIFKKPVYLCIYIYIAFSSPCYRNAWTLNSYILIRRFNINYIEMFNIINTSCPYNNWVTTARESCADPDRYHCLTDEYSRPGWICTDPIWVEANRCPEFNTVANKMDSAPCSGNSCPFSIYKSSLNHLYEGCRTAVLEMTTHSKSLFSTLTSRDKEEVGTSRLALALGLTFGILVLCITAAAIVAVLFCRRRKKRKSNEEKPEEQKEMLTLDDERALARTKRAFQIGKFVVLKGIQGAGKTFLAERLREEWTKQNADVKWMSEPKYISEISKEIGYCILDDLFYELQLEKEVLEVRNMVDELYERVSLNGDRKILLIVTSLIMDRYPSLFEKDHYQNMIDLDHLCTEDRNEILEIHMKRNNIVRAGEDYRNEKSSTTKMSEENFERATATTDSDIVKGRGIGMPASIALACKLIEQNKFNEQFSRWMKTPVSWLISDLNSLINDKRQKQSSIALTMAAFQPEELSPDTINSDLLNKLMKLENCDFNRNSLIATLKELRTYLEEKDGHFTFQVPVVRKVLLKIIFHKYPELITCCDEKIRKRRVCDSLPADIYGEYRKSFYIK, from the exons ATGATAAAGTGTATATTTTCTGAATCAAAATTCAAGGTTTATTTGCTCATGTTAGATGTGTggcatttcttttataaatgtattaataagtgtatttttaaaaagccaGTGTATCTGTGTATCTATATTTATATCGCATTTTCCAGTCCTTGTTATAGAAATGCATGGACTTTAAACTCTTATATTTTGATTCGGAGATTCAACATAAACT ATATCGAAATGTTTAACATCATTAACACATCCTGTCCCTACAATAATTGGGTCACCACTGCCAGAGAATCCTGTGCTGACCCAGATAGATACCACTGTTTGACTGACGAGTACTCTCGGCCGGGATGGATATGCACGGATCCAATATGGGTGGAAGCGA ACAGATGCCCGGAATTTAACACCGTTGCAAACAAGATGGATTCTGCGCCGTGTTCTGGAAACAGTTGCCCATTTTCCATTTACAAGTCATCACTGAATCACTTAT ATGAAGGCTGCAGAACAGCAGTGCTTGAGAT GACCACGCACTCAAAGTCACTGTTTTCCACACTGACGTCGAGAGATAAAGAAGAGGTCGGCACATCTAGACTTGCATTAGCTTTGGGGCTAACGTTTGGTATCTTAGTACTTTGCATAACAGCTGCTGCTATTGTCGCGGTTTTATTTTGCAGAA GGAGAAAGAAACGCAAAAGCAACGAAGAAAAACCAGAAGAACAGAAGGAGATGTTAACATTAGATGACGAAAGAGCATTAGCGCGTACCAAAAGGGCATTTCAAATAGGAAAATTCGTTGTGTTGAAAGGAATACAAGGTGCGGGGAAAACCTTTTTGGCTGAACGTCTTCGTGAAGAATGGACAAAACAGAACGCAGACGTTAAATGGATGTCTGAACCAAAATATATATCTGAAATATCTAAAGAAATCGGTTATTGTATTCTGGATGACTTATTTTATGAACTTCAATTAGAGAAAGAGGTGCTTGAGGTAAGAAACATGGTGGACGAATTATATGAACGCGTGTCTCTGAATGGAGATAGGAAAATCCTTCTTATTGTTACAAGTTTAATCATGGACAGATACCCGTCTCTCTTTGAAAAAGACCATTATCAGAACATGATTGATTTGGATCATCTATGCACCGAGGAtcgaaatgaaattttagaaattcACATGAAACGAAATAACATTGTACGGGCTGGTGAAGACTACAGaaatgaaaaaagttcaacaacCAAAATGAGCGAAGAGAATTTTGAAAGAGCAACGGCAACTACAGATTCTGATATTGTTAAAGGTCGAGGCATCGGAATGCCAGCGTCAATTGCTTTAGCTTGTAAATTAATagaacaaaacaaatttaatgagCAATTTAGTAGATGGATGAAAACACCAGTGTCGTGGTTGATTAGTGACCTAAACAGTCTAATAAATgacaaaagacaaaaacaatcaAGTATTGCTTTAACAATGGCCGCTTTTCAACCCGAAGAACTCAGCCCCGACACTATCAATTCTGatcttttgaacaaattaatgaaGCTCGAAAACTGTGATTTTAATAGAAACTCTCTTATTGCAACATTAAAAGAACTAAGGACATATCTAGAAGAAAAAGATGGTCATTTTACATTCCAAGTGCCTGTTGTGAGGAAGgttctattgaaaattatttttcataaatatccGGAACTTATTACATGCTGTGATGAGAAGATACGAAAACGACGCGTGTGTGATTCATTACCTGCAGATATTTACGGAGAATATAGAAAATCTTTCTATATCAAATAA
- the LOC128159939 gene encoding uncharacterized protein LOC128159939 isoform X2, with product MFNIINTSCPYNNWVTTARESCADPDRYHCLTDEYSRPGWICTDPIWVEANRCPEFNTVANKMDSAPCSGNSCPFSIYKSSLNHLYEGCRTAVLEMTTHSKSLFSTLTSRDKEEVGTSRLALALGLTFGILVLCITAAAIVAVLFCRRRKKRKSNEEKPEEQKEMLTLDDERALARTKRAFQIGKFVVLKGIQGAGKTFLAERLREEWTKQNADVKWMSEPKYISEISKEIGYCILDDLFYELQLEKEVLEVRNMVDELYERVSLNGDRKILLIVTSLIMDRYPSLFEKDHYQNMIDLDHLCTEDRNEILEIHMKRNNIVRAGEDYRNEKSSTTKMSEENFERATATTDSDIVKGRGIGMPASIALACKLIEQNKFNEQFSRWMKTPVSWLISDLNSLINDKRQKQSSIALTMAAFQPEELSPDTINSDLLNKLMKLENCDFNRNSLIATLKELRTYLEEKDGHFTFQVPVVRKVLLKIIFHKYPELITCCDEKIRKRRVCDSLPADIYGEYRKSFYIK from the exons ATGTTTAACATCATTAACACATCCTGTCCCTACAATAATTGGGTCACCACTGCCAGAGAATCCTGTGCTGACCCAGATAGATACCACTGTTTGACTGACGAGTACTCTCGGCCGGGATGGATATGCACGGATCCAATATGGGTGGAAGCGA ACAGATGCCCGGAATTTAACACCGTTGCAAACAAGATGGATTCTGCGCCGTGTTCTGGAAACAGTTGCCCATTTTCCATTTACAAGTCATCACTGAATCACTTAT ATGAAGGCTGCAGAACAGCAGTGCTTGAGAT GACCACGCACTCAAAGTCACTGTTTTCCACACTGACGTCGAGAGATAAAGAAGAGGTCGGCACATCTAGACTTGCATTAGCTTTGGGGCTAACGTTTGGTATCTTAGTACTTTGCATAACAGCTGCTGCTATTGTCGCGGTTTTATTTTGCAGAA GGAGAAAGAAACGCAAAAGCAACGAAGAAAAACCAGAAGAACAGAAGGAGATGTTAACATTAGATGACGAAAGAGCATTAGCGCGTACCAAAAGGGCATTTCAAATAGGAAAATTCGTTGTGTTGAAAGGAATACAAGGTGCGGGGAAAACCTTTTTGGCTGAACGTCTTCGTGAAGAATGGACAAAACAGAACGCAGACGTTAAATGGATGTCTGAACCAAAATATATATCTGAAATATCTAAAGAAATCGGTTATTGTATTCTGGATGACTTATTTTATGAACTTCAATTAGAGAAAGAGGTGCTTGAGGTAAGAAACATGGTGGACGAATTATATGAACGCGTGTCTCTGAATGGAGATAGGAAAATCCTTCTTATTGTTACAAGTTTAATCATGGACAGATACCCGTCTCTCTTTGAAAAAGACCATTATCAGAACATGATTGATTTGGATCATCTATGCACCGAGGAtcgaaatgaaattttagaaattcACATGAAACGAAATAACATTGTACGGGCTGGTGAAGACTACAGaaatgaaaaaagttcaacaacCAAAATGAGCGAAGAGAATTTTGAAAGAGCAACGGCAACTACAGATTCTGATATTGTTAAAGGTCGAGGCATCGGAATGCCAGCGTCAATTGCTTTAGCTTGTAAATTAATagaacaaaacaaatttaatgagCAATTTAGTAGATGGATGAAAACACCAGTGTCGTGGTTGATTAGTGACCTAAACAGTCTAATAAATgacaaaagacaaaaacaatcaAGTATTGCTTTAACAATGGCCGCTTTTCAACCCGAAGAACTCAGCCCCGACACTATCAATTCTGatcttttgaacaaattaatgaaGCTCGAAAACTGTGATTTTAATAGAAACTCTCTTATTGCAACATTAAAAGAACTAAGGACATATCTAGAAGAAAAAGATGGTCATTTTACATTCCAAGTGCCTGTTGTGAGGAAGgttctattgaaaattatttttcataaatatccGGAACTTATTACATGCTGTGATGAGAAGATACGAAAACGACGCGTGTGTGATTCATTACCTGCAGATATTTACGGAGAATATAGAAAATCTTTCTATATCAAATAA
- the LOC128160783 gene encoding uncharacterized protein LOC128160783 produces MHYVESNIIIGDDKQKVWLVGSSKLKHAQLEAFLRPGGLHLNLKRLNISLWWQGYSGLKLSQVEQKLKTLAKVGPAPNVILIHCGGNDLGETSIRKLRLVCMKLFQFIQTNSPHSTVIWSCILPRIQWRYSQNSRAMESQRKRLNSCTSKLALRYDSAIIRHPDIKRDSLFFCNGVHLSKLANAVFLNTLQGGLEAILTKGHACYPV; encoded by the exons ACAAACAAAAAGTGTGGTTAGTGGGGTCCTCAAAACTGAAGCATGCTCAATTAGAAGCATTTTTGAGACCTGGAGGTCTTCACCTGAACTTGAAAAGGCTCAATATTTCATTATGGTGGCAGGGGTACAGTGGCCTGAAATTGTCTCAAGTAGAGCAGAAGCTTAAAACACTTGCAAAGGTGGGTCCTGCACCTAATGTCATTTTAATACACTGTGGGGGAAATGACTTAGGGGAGACTTCAATTAGGAAACTCAGGCTAGTTTGCATGAAGcttt TTCAATTTATTCAAACCAACTCCCCACATTCTACGGTCATTTGGTCTTGCATCCTTCCACGCATACAATGGCGTTATTCTCAAAACTCTCGTGCTATGGAATCACAACGTAAACGCCTTAATTCTTGTACATCCAAGTTGGCCTTGCGGTATGACAGCGCAATTATCCGCCATCCTGATATAAAGCGTGACTCCTTGTTTTTCTGTAATGGAGTACACTTGTCAAAATTGGCTAATGCTGTTTTTCTAAATACTCTTCAGGGGGGTCTTGAGGCTATCCTAACAAAAGGGCATGCTTGTTATCCGGTTTAG